Proteins from one Cyprinus carpio isolate SPL01 chromosome B15, ASM1834038v1, whole genome shotgun sequence genomic window:
- the LOC109103043 gene encoding protein FAM124B-like isoform X2 translates to MSCSSTDLSSVPGQELLLTVHLLTDPGASLLLQHTLDRLLKRVRPGLRLFHVSERACPVHGQRPAAGHPSHAVTIFLHESYGEERILRVLDFLQCPPWQYHHTESCGAGEPGVHASDPSSALLRPYLLPSRDFYSLGAGMPVWGVRPVHYGGEVVRVTLHSTYDNFEDTVRLYETVLQRRVEEQKTGFCWFTLLTEAGFSLQLAIKQLAPGVRLEPCYSTVLQFRVGEIGQLVPLLPNTCSPISASRWHTEDLDGNKILFQVKAPAQAQGFLRSAFPLSCPRMLLRSCGAARPPSSTPCRRTSHLKEQAEDRCPRGVRSGRESAGSDSTRSSPQGSSCYSSQRSSPAGLSVNWYEPALTSETSLSHLRLEEEEPETDVDTGCAVKPQAAFGASALLKHGMDEADESLKSVLADTQDEFFI, encoded by the exons ATGTCCTGCAGCAGCA CGGACCTCTCATCCGTCCCGGGTCAGGAGCTTCTGCTCACAGTGCACCTGCTGACCGACCCCGGTGCGTCTCTGCTCCTCCAGCACACTCTGGACCGCCTGCTCAAGCGGGTCCGTCCTGGCCTGCGCCTCTTCCACGTGTCTGAGCGGGCCTGTCCCGTTCATGGCCAGCGCCCCGCGGCCGGACACCCCTCACACGCCGTCACCATATTCTTACACGAGTCCTACGGAGAAGAGCGTATTCTCAGAGTGCTGGACTTCCTGCAGTGTCCGCCGTGGCAGTATCACCATACGGAGAGCTGCGGTGCTGGAGAGCCCGGCGTTCACGCTAGTGACCCGTCCAGCGCCCTACTGAGGCCTTATCTCCTGCCCAGCCGGGACTTCTACAGCCTGGGCGCGGGGATGCCGGTGTGGGGCGTCCGGCCAGTGCACTACGGAGGGGAGGTGGTGCGGGTGACTTTACACAGCACCTATGATAACTTCGAGGACACCGTGCGTTTATATGAGACGGTGCTGCAGAGGAGGGTTGAGGAGCAGAAGACGGGCTTCTGCTGGTTCACGCTGCTCACAGAAGCCGGGTTCAGTCTGCAGCTGGCCATCAAGCAGCTCGCGCCCGGGGTGCGGCTGGAGCCGTGTTACTCCACCGTGCTGCAGTTCAGGGTGGGGGAGATCGGACAGCTCGTGCCCTTACTGCCCAACACCTGCTCGCCCATCAGCGCCAGCCGCTGGCACACCGAAGACCTGGACGGCAACAAGATCCTCTTCCAA GTTAAAGCTCCAGCACAAGCGCAAGGCTTCCTGAGGTCTGCGTTTCCTCTGAGCTGTCCCAGGATGCTGCTGAGGAGCTGTGGGGCTGCCAGACCTCCTTCCAGCACTCCCTGCAGGAGGACGTCCCATCTGAAGGAGCAGGCTGAGGACCGCTGCCCCCGCGGCGTGAGGTCAGGCAGAGAGAGCGCCGGGTCAGACAGCACCCGCAGCTCTCCTCAGGGATCCTCCTGTTACTCGTCCCAGCGCAGCAGCCCCGCAGGCCTGTCAGTCAACTGGTACGAGCCGGCGTTAACCTCCGAAACATCCCTATCACACCTCCGGCTGGAAGAGGAGGAGCCAGAGACCGATGTGGACACGGGTTGTGCTGTGAAGCCGCAGGCCGCTTTTGGAGCGTCTGCTCTGCTGAAACACGGCATGGATGAGGCTGACGAGAGCCTGAAGAGTGTCCTAGCAGACACACAAGACGAGTTCTTCATCTGA
- the LOC109103043 gene encoding protein FAM124B-like isoform X1 — protein sequence MRREPRRFTSSRTEDETAEKNKQQLTFVCVSKRSNTVTDRAERFMTSDCSKMSCSSTDLSSVPGQELLLTVHLLTDPGASLLLQHTLDRLLKRVRPGLRLFHVSERACPVHGQRPAAGHPSHAVTIFLHESYGEERILRVLDFLQCPPWQYHHTESCGAGEPGVHASDPSSALLRPYLLPSRDFYSLGAGMPVWGVRPVHYGGEVVRVTLHSTYDNFEDTVRLYETVLQRRVEEQKTGFCWFTLLTEAGFSLQLAIKQLAPGVRLEPCYSTVLQFRVGEIGQLVPLLPNTCSPISASRWHTEDLDGNKILFQVKAPAQAQGFLRSAFPLSCPRMLLRSCGAARPPSSTPCRRTSHLKEQAEDRCPRGVRSGRESAGSDSTRSSPQGSSCYSSQRSSPAGLSVNWYEPALTSETSLSHLRLEEEEPETDVDTGCAVKPQAAFGASALLKHGMDEADESLKSVLADTQDEFFI from the exons ATGCGCCGAGAACCGCGTCGCTTCACGAGCAGCAGGACTGAGGATGAGACCGCGGAGAAAAATAAACAGCAGCTCACTTTTGTTTGCGTCTCTAAGCGGAGCAACACAGTAACGGACAGAGCCGAACGCTTTATGAC ATCTGACTGCAGTAAAATGTCCTGCAGCAGCA CGGACCTCTCATCCGTCCCGGGTCAGGAGCTTCTGCTCACAGTGCACCTGCTGACCGACCCCGGTGCGTCTCTGCTCCTCCAGCACACTCTGGACCGCCTGCTCAAGCGGGTCCGTCCTGGCCTGCGCCTCTTCCACGTGTCTGAGCGGGCCTGTCCCGTTCATGGCCAGCGCCCCGCGGCCGGACACCCCTCACACGCCGTCACCATATTCTTACACGAGTCCTACGGAGAAGAGCGTATTCTCAGAGTGCTGGACTTCCTGCAGTGTCCGCCGTGGCAGTATCACCATACGGAGAGCTGCGGTGCTGGAGAGCCCGGCGTTCACGCTAGTGACCCGTCCAGCGCCCTACTGAGGCCTTATCTCCTGCCCAGCCGGGACTTCTACAGCCTGGGCGCGGGGATGCCGGTGTGGGGCGTCCGGCCAGTGCACTACGGAGGGGAGGTGGTGCGGGTGACTTTACACAGCACCTATGATAACTTCGAGGACACCGTGCGTTTATATGAGACGGTGCTGCAGAGGAGGGTTGAGGAGCAGAAGACGGGCTTCTGCTGGTTCACGCTGCTCACAGAAGCCGGGTTCAGTCTGCAGCTGGCCATCAAGCAGCTCGCGCCCGGGGTGCGGCTGGAGCCGTGTTACTCCACCGTGCTGCAGTTCAGGGTGGGGGAGATCGGACAGCTCGTGCCCTTACTGCCCAACACCTGCTCGCCCATCAGCGCCAGCCGCTGGCACACCGAAGACCTGGACGGCAACAAGATCCTCTTCCAA GTTAAAGCTCCAGCACAAGCGCAAGGCTTCCTGAGGTCTGCGTTTCCTCTGAGCTGTCCCAGGATGCTGCTGAGGAGCTGTGGGGCTGCCAGACCTCCTTCCAGCACTCCCTGCAGGAGGACGTCCCATCTGAAGGAGCAGGCTGAGGACCGCTGCCCCCGCGGCGTGAGGTCAGGCAGAGAGAGCGCCGGGTCAGACAGCACCCGCAGCTCTCCTCAGGGATCCTCCTGTTACTCGTCCCAGCGCAGCAGCCCCGCAGGCCTGTCAGTCAACTGGTACGAGCCGGCGTTAACCTCCGAAACATCCCTATCACACCTCCGGCTGGAAGAGGAGGAGCCAGAGACCGATGTGGACACGGGTTGTGCTGTGAAGCCGCAGGCCGCTTTTGGAGCGTCTGCTCTGCTGAAACACGGCATGGATGAGGCTGACGAGAGCCTGAAGAGTGTCCTAGCAGACACACAAGACGAGTTCTTCATCTGA